A region from the Sporichthyaceae bacterium genome encodes:
- a CDS encoding glycosyltransferase family 87 protein, with translation MKVARRTAAVLICLTLSLGIEARALRLGAPWDRHAGRVLAAYALAGVVFVVAVLALRKIPARRASVLILTGAAAFQALAVCFVPTTTDDYYRYVWDGTVQAHGIDPYRYTPLDPALRDLRDPWLFPTGPVAQQVVGASPARGYVDACTYLGVPHDCTLINRPTVHTIYPPVAEAAFLGLHLVSPQHERRQAAQVFSALLAWATALVLIRTLRRSGRPVWPAAWWAWCPMVWLECGNNAHIDVLGILLLVGTFGVLSGRRAEGAGRLAVAGALFGAAVAVKLIPVLVAPALATRRRAVLLATAAAVFLAGYLPHVVAVGTDVIGYLPGYLHEEGYSGEQRFGALRLLVPGRVAAPVGAVVLAAVAVAVLRRADRNPPALGAVALVGITFVIVGPSQPWYALLLVGLAVLAERPEWLAVAAAAYPVYFSGALRVSNTAMQQCAYLLAAAVVVLVQLTRRQKPSYGIGERPRTVMRCGR, from the coding sequence ATGAAGGTCGCCCGGCGCACCGCCGCGGTGCTCATCTGCCTGACCCTGAGCCTGGGGATCGAGGCCCGCGCACTGCGCCTCGGCGCGCCGTGGGACCGTCACGCCGGGCGGGTGCTGGCCGCCTACGCGTTGGCCGGCGTGGTGTTCGTCGTGGCGGTGCTTGCCCTCCGGAAGATCCCGGCCCGCCGGGCGAGCGTGCTGATCCTGACCGGCGCGGCCGCTTTCCAGGCCCTCGCGGTCTGCTTCGTGCCCACCACGACCGACGACTACTACCGCTACGTCTGGGACGGCACCGTGCAGGCGCACGGGATCGACCCGTACCGGTACACACCGCTGGACCCGGCACTGCGCGACCTGCGCGACCCGTGGTTGTTCCCGACGGGGCCGGTCGCGCAGCAAGTGGTCGGCGCTTCGCCGGCGCGGGGCTACGTCGACGCGTGCACCTATCTGGGCGTACCGCACGACTGCACGCTGATCAACCGGCCGACGGTGCACACCATCTACCCGCCGGTGGCCGAGGCCGCGTTCCTGGGCCTGCACCTGGTTTCCCCGCAGCATGAGCGTCGCCAGGCCGCGCAGGTGTTCAGCGCATTGCTGGCCTGGGCCACCGCCCTGGTCCTGATCCGCACCCTGCGCCGGTCGGGTCGGCCGGTTTGGCCCGCGGCCTGGTGGGCCTGGTGCCCGATGGTTTGGCTCGAGTGCGGCAACAACGCGCACATCGACGTCCTGGGAATCCTGTTGCTGGTAGGGACTTTCGGCGTCCTGTCCGGTCGGCGGGCGGAAGGCGCCGGTCGTCTTGCGGTGGCGGGCGCGCTGTTCGGCGCAGCGGTCGCGGTGAAACTGATCCCGGTGCTCGTCGCGCCCGCGTTGGCCACCCGCAGGCGCGCGGTGCTGTTGGCCACCGCCGCCGCGGTGTTCCTGGCCGGTTATCTGCCGCACGTGGTCGCGGTCGGTACCGACGTGATCGGCTACCTGCCCGGATACCTGCACGAGGAGGGATATTCCGGCGAGCAGCGCTTCGGTGCGCTTCGGTTGCTGGTACCGGGTCGGGTGGCAGCGCCGGTCGGGGCCGTCGTGCTGGCGGCGGTGGCCGTCGCGGTTCTGCGCCGGGCCGACCGGAACCCACCGGCGCTCGGGGCCGTGGCGTTGGTCGGGATCACGTTCGTGATTGTCGGCCCGAGCCAACCCTGGTACGCGCTGCTGCTGGTGGGGTTGGCTGTACTGGCCGAACGGCCCGAGTGGCTGGCAGTGGCGGCGGCCGCCTACCCCGTCTACTTCTCCGGCGCGCTCCGGGTGTCGAACACCGCGATGCAGCAGTGCGCTTACCTACTGGCAGCCGCCGTCGTCGTGCTGGTTCAGCTGACCCGTCGTCAGAAACCTAGCTACGGCATCGGCGAGCGCCCGCGGACAGTGATGCGATGTGGTCGATGA
- a CDS encoding TetR/AcrR family transcriptional regulator, translating into MEGPRVPRLTAKGQATRERIVAAAAGLMVSGGVMATTIDDVQTAAGVSASQLYHYFGDKRALVAAVIVHQTEAVVGGQEPLFAALDTLEALRQWGDLIIELQRSRNCAGGCPLATLAGELAESDEAARAGLRVAFARWAAGIAGGLRRMQDRGELPGGADPDRLAVAVLAALQGGLLLAQVERATEPLEIALETVIDHIASLSAGARRCRS; encoded by the coding sequence ATGGAGGGGCCCCGGGTGCCACGGCTGACCGCGAAGGGTCAGGCCACCCGCGAACGCATCGTTGCCGCCGCGGCGGGGCTGATGGTCAGCGGCGGGGTGATGGCAACCACCATCGACGACGTGCAGACCGCCGCCGGCGTGAGCGCCTCGCAGCTCTACCACTACTTCGGCGACAAGCGGGCCCTGGTCGCCGCGGTGATCGTCCACCAGACCGAGGCGGTGGTCGGTGGGCAGGAACCGCTGTTCGCGGCGCTGGACACCTTGGAGGCCCTGCGGCAGTGGGGTGACCTGATCATCGAACTGCAACGGTCCCGCAACTGTGCGGGCGGCTGCCCGCTGGCGACGCTGGCCGGCGAACTGGCCGAATCCGACGAGGCGGCCCGAGCCGGCCTACGGGTGGCCTTCGCGCGCTGGGCCGCCGGGATCGCGGGCGGCTTGCGCCGCATGCAGGATCGCGGCGAACTGCCCGGTGGCGCCGACCCGGACCGATTGGCAGTCGCAGTGCTGGCCGCATTGCAGGGCGGCCTGCTCCTCGCTCAGGTCGAACGGGCCACCGAGCCTCTGGAGATCGCCCTGGAGACCGTCATCGACCACATCGCATCACTGTCCGCGGGCGCTCGCCGATGCCGTAGCTAG